From the Gemmatimonadaceae bacterium genome, one window contains:
- a CDS encoding FAD-binding oxidoreductase, translating to MPKPQFRNRSNRTALSSSEGRIYPPPVVENPGDAISATEWGFVDTSFAVDQSGAITVKGDRYPGLSGQTLPDLLPWFRSVVGIDFSVLDPAASSYPPYVPESRPAPAFLERIESFLPAAQVTTEPVIRLRHGHGHTVSEINAVRTTGFDRVPDYVVYPADEAQVAALVEAASETDVVLIPYGGGTNVTEALRCLPHEERPIISVDMGRMNRIEWIDPVNRMAKIQAGAPGRLIQAQLAGYGYSMGHEPDSVEFSTLGGWIATNASGMKKNQYGNIEDIVLDVTVISAAGKLERSHVVPRESIGIDPKLWIIGSEGTLGIVTSAVVKLFPLPEEQRYGSVIFKTFEDGIAFMYDVAQEDRRPASVRLVDNLQFQFGQVLKAPSRGAKRLKSKAEKWMVTGPLGFDPQKMVAVTLVFEGTREQVERQEKRIYQLAKRQQGFKGGAENGRRGYLLTFGIAYIRDFVLRHHILGESFETSVPWSQAQELIDRVKRRIYAAHEKRRLPGHPFVSCRVTQVYDTGCCIYFYMAFYSKGVSDAVGAYHEIEAEAREEIIDAGGSISHHHGVGKLRLPFVRDIMSPAMMEWRDQMKATLDPRGIFAAQSPLEVHEPVSLVAS from the coding sequence ATGCCGAAGCCACAGTTCCGTAACAGATCAAATCGCACGGCGCTGTCGTCCAGCGAGGGCAGAATCTATCCGCCCCCCGTCGTCGAAAACCCCGGGGACGCGATCAGCGCCACCGAATGGGGCTTCGTCGACACATCCTTTGCCGTCGACCAGTCCGGGGCGATAACGGTCAAAGGAGACCGATACCCAGGCCTGAGCGGACAGACTCTCCCTGATCTGCTGCCCTGGTTCCGCTCGGTCGTAGGCATCGATTTCTCAGTGCTCGACCCGGCCGCCAGCAGTTATCCGCCCTATGTTCCCGAGTCCAGACCGGCCCCGGCGTTTCTGGAGCGGATCGAGTCCTTCCTCCCTGCAGCTCAGGTCACCACCGAGCCGGTGATCCGCCTGCGCCACGGCCACGGCCACACCGTCTCGGAGATCAACGCGGTCCGGACCACCGGCTTCGACAGGGTGCCCGACTACGTAGTCTACCCGGCCGATGAGGCTCAGGTAGCCGCGCTGGTGGAAGCGGCATCGGAAACGGACGTGGTACTCATTCCGTACGGTGGAGGAACGAACGTCACGGAGGCGTTGCGCTGCCTCCCTCATGAGGAGCGACCCATCATTTCAGTGGACATGGGCCGCATGAACCGTATTGAATGGATCGATCCCGTTAATCGGATGGCGAAGATTCAGGCGGGTGCACCAGGCCGGCTGATTCAGGCCCAGCTGGCCGGGTACGGCTATTCGATGGGCCACGAGCCCGACAGCGTAGAGTTTTCCACGCTCGGCGGATGGATCGCGACGAACGCCAGCGGGATGAAGAAAAACCAGTACGGAAACATCGAAGACATCGTTCTCGATGTGACTGTCATCTCGGCGGCCGGAAAGCTCGAGCGCTCGCACGTCGTCCCCCGCGAGAGCATCGGCATCGATCCCAAGTTGTGGATCATAGGCAGCGAAGGAACACTGGGAATCGTGACCTCCGCGGTGGTAAAGCTGTTCCCGCTGCCCGAGGAACAGCGCTACGGATCGGTGATCTTCAAGACATTCGAAGATGGCATTGCATTCATGTATGACGTGGCCCAGGAAGACCGGCGTCCCGCGAGTGTTCGCTTGGTAGACAACCTCCAGTTCCAGTTCGGGCAGGTACTCAAAGCGCCCTCGCGTGGCGCGAAGCGCCTCAAGAGCAAAGCGGAAAAATGGATGGTTACCGGCCCGCTCGGGTTCGATCCGCAGAAAATGGTTGCGGTCACGCTGGTCTTCGAAGGCACCCGCGAACAGGTGGAACGCCAGGAAAAGCGGATCTACCAGCTCGCGAAACGCCAACAGGGCTTCAAGGGCGGAGCGGAAAACGGCAGGCGTGGATATCTCCTCACTTTCGGTATCGCCTACATCCGCGATTTCGTTCTGCGTCATCACATTCTGGGCGAATCGTTCGAGACCTCCGTTCCGTGGAGCCAGGCGCAGGAGCTGATCGACCGGGTAAAACGGCGGATATATGCCGCGCACGAAAAGCGCAGGCTTCCCGGCCATCCGTTCGTGTCATGCCGGGTTACGCAGGTCTATGACACGGGATGCTGTATCTATTTCTACATGGCCTTTTATTCGAAAGGCGTGTCGGATGCGGTTGGCGCGTATCATGAAATCGAGGCTGAGGCGCGCGAGGAGATCATCGACGCTGGTGGGTCCATCTCGCACCACCACGGCGTCGGCAAGCTTCGGCTTCCTTTCGTGCGCGACATCATGTCGCCGGCCATGATGGAATGGCGGGATCAGATGAAG
- a CDS encoding protein kinase has translation MTTFRDQLQASLGSAYTVQRELGGGGMSRVFLARDEALGRDIVVKVLSPELSAGLSADRFTREIKLAAALQHPHVLPVLSAGIMNGLPYYTMPFVRGESLRASMGPGKLSRDDALAVITDVAKALRYAHGEGVIHRDIKPENVLMSSGSAVVVDFGIAKAISASKTEAPGGTLTTVGTSIGTPAYMSPEQAAADPDVDQRSDIYSWGVLAYELLAGKHPFKGRKTPQQLLAAHLAETPAQLGSASPDVPVPISALIMRCLEKNPDSRPQSAGELVTQLGAATSGNGGVAAAIPVAKSKLWRIPAIVALAVVIGGVAFGVWSARGTPRPAGLVTLAVLPFENQGPAEQEYFVDGLSDAVNGKLAGLAGVSVIDRRSTQQYKKTTKPVKQIGAELGVQYVLGGVVRWARNSAGGWRAQVMPTLVNASDATTKWAGDPLVVSSDDPFSAQTEIASKVANALQLALGADDRRELAERPTQSTEAYDAYLRGKSILDALDRSAESVRSIDQSISELQRAVALDPDFAQAWAVLVFASHRRAVAVPGDTLSLNRTLRAARRAESLDPRDPMVVSVRSGMAYYSGDRPRARMIISDAIKSGIVSPELFIAYAWDLWDVNQRDSGRAVMASALKLNPRFPPVVAAAADMATLDRDWVRVAQHARTLISIDPTDERGWRLLASVGRSTGDSLAIRRAIDEAFRYIPAPSNMLLTFMVYAGGDMGLRFAGMTPDQLRIEALSDSISTYYDNKADLFVGRGEHERARVYYDSIIGKMEGRSLSGPGESYLRIYLAYAYSATGRHADAARELARVKAVAIAAGEVNEKGVPEIDRRIVAGILANAGQSEAAVRELRVLLNESGWTRRGLAAVSKLRALRGTPSFEAFLREKEQVTRAR, from the coding sequence TTGACGACGTTTCGTGACCAGCTGCAGGCTTCGCTCGGCTCCGCCTACACCGTTCAGCGCGAGCTGGGTGGCGGCGGAATGAGTCGCGTATTCCTGGCGCGTGACGAAGCGCTCGGCCGCGACATCGTTGTTAAAGTGCTGTCGCCGGAGCTCTCGGCGGGATTGTCTGCGGACCGGTTTACCCGCGAAATCAAGCTGGCGGCTGCGCTGCAGCACCCGCACGTACTGCCGGTGCTAAGCGCAGGGATAATGAATGGGCTCCCATATTATACGATGCCGTTCGTACGCGGGGAGTCGCTGCGGGCGAGCATGGGCCCCGGCAAGCTCTCCCGCGACGACGCGCTCGCGGTGATCACGGATGTAGCGAAGGCTCTCAGGTACGCGCACGGGGAAGGCGTAATCCACCGCGATATCAAGCCAGAAAACGTGTTGATGTCGAGCGGAAGCGCGGTCGTCGTCGACTTCGGAATCGCAAAGGCAATTTCCGCCTCGAAAACAGAAGCTCCGGGCGGAACCCTGACCACAGTCGGGACATCGATAGGAACTCCAGCGTACATGTCTCCGGAACAGGCCGCGGCTGATCCAGACGTCGATCAAAGGTCCGACATCTACTCGTGGGGCGTGCTGGCGTACGAGCTGCTCGCCGGCAAGCATCCGTTCAAGGGGAGGAAAACTCCTCAGCAGCTCCTTGCGGCCCATCTCGCGGAGACCCCGGCGCAACTCGGCAGCGCAAGCCCGGATGTCCCAGTTCCGATTAGCGCACTGATAATGCGGTGTCTCGAGAAAAACCCCGACTCGCGGCCCCAGTCGGCAGGCGAGCTGGTCACGCAACTGGGTGCAGCAACGAGTGGCAACGGCGGTGTGGCCGCTGCGATTCCGGTAGCGAAGAGCAAGCTATGGCGGATTCCCGCGATCGTCGCTCTCGCGGTGGTCATCGGCGGCGTCGCGTTCGGCGTGTGGAGTGCACGCGGAACGCCCCGCCCCGCGGGGCTGGTAACTCTGGCGGTGCTCCCATTCGAGAATCAGGGGCCGGCCGAGCAGGAATATTTCGTCGATGGGCTCAGCGACGCGGTGAATGGCAAGCTCGCCGGGCTTGCCGGGGTCAGTGTAATCGATCGAAGGAGCACGCAGCAGTACAAGAAGACCACCAAACCCGTGAAGCAGATCGGAGCGGAGCTGGGCGTTCAGTACGTGCTTGGAGGTGTCGTGCGCTGGGCACGAAACTCTGCCGGCGGGTGGCGGGCACAGGTGATGCCGACACTTGTCAACGCCAGCGACGCGACCACGAAGTGGGCGGGTGATCCGCTAGTTGTCTCGTCCGACGATCCGTTCTCGGCGCAGACCGAGATTGCGTCGAAAGTAGCCAACGCGCTCCAGCTCGCGTTGGGCGCCGACGATCGGCGCGAGCTTGCGGAGCGGCCGACTCAGAGTACCGAGGCCTACGACGCTTATTTGCGTGGTAAATCGATATTGGACGCGCTCGACAGATCGGCGGAATCGGTGAGGAGTATTGATCAGTCGATCTCCGAGCTTCAGCGGGCGGTGGCTCTCGATCCAGATTTTGCTCAGGCATGGGCGGTACTCGTCTTCGCAAGCCATCGCCGTGCCGTGGCCGTGCCCGGCGACACTTTATCGCTGAATCGAACCCTGCGGGCGGCCAGGCGCGCCGAGTCGCTCGATCCTCGCGATCCGATGGTTGTGAGCGTTCGCTCGGGCATGGCGTACTACAGCGGCGACCGGCCACGTGCGCGAATGATCATCAGCGACGCGATCAAATCAGGAATTGTCAGTCCCGAGCTTTTCATTGCGTATGCGTGGGATCTGTGGGATGTAAATCAGCGAGACAGTGGCCGCGCCGTGATGGCGAGCGCATTGAAGCTCAATCCCCGCTTTCCACCCGTTGTTGCTGCTGCTGCTGACATGGCTACTCTGGATCGGGACTGGGTCCGGGTAGCTCAACATGCGCGTACGCTCATCTCGATCGATCCAACTGATGAGCGCGGCTGGCGACTCCTTGCCAGTGTTGGCCGGAGCACCGGCGATTCCCTCGCGATCCGGCGAGCGATCGACGAGGCGTTCCGGTACATCCCGGCCCCGAGCAATATGCTCCTGACTTTCATGGTATATGCCGGCGGAGACATGGGCCTTCGATTCGCGGGCATGACCCCGGACCAACTGAGGATTGAAGCTCTCTCAGACAGCATCTCCACGTATTACGACAACAAGGCCGATCTGTTCGTCGGGCGTGGAGAACACGAGCGGGCGCGAGTCTACTACGACTCGATAATCGGAAAAATGGAAGGCAGGAGCTTGTCGGGGCCGGGCGAGTCGTATCTCAGGATTTATCTCGCGTACGCGTATTCGGCCACAGGCCGCCACGCCGATGCAGCGCGGGAGCTGGCACGTGTGAAGGCCGTGGCGATCGCAGCCGGTGAGGTGAACGAGAAAGGAGTGCCCGAGATCGATCGTCGCATTGTCGCTGGCATTCTTGCCAACGCGGGGCAGTCTGAAGCTGCCGTGCGCGAGCTGAGAGTACTATTGAATGAAAGTGGCTGGACTCGCCGCGGTCTGGCGGCGGTGTCCAAGCTTCGCGCGCTTCGAGGTACACCGTCGTTCGAAGCGTTCCTCAGAGAAAAGGAACAAGTCACGCGGGCTCGGTAG
- the ettA gene encoding energy-dependent translational throttle protein EttA translates to MAPQFIYVMKDLRKVVPPSREILRGIWLSFYPGAKIGVLGGNGAGKSTLLKIMAGVDQDFQGEAWPHAGTRIGFLSQVPELDATKNVQENVEDAVRPQRDLLRKFEEISMKFADPMSDAEMEKLLDQQGKVQEKIDAANLWELDRKIEIAMDALRLPPADAEIENLSGGEKRRVALCRTLLEEPDMLLLDEPTNHLDAESVAWLERYLAEFPGTVVAVTHDRYFLDNVAGWILELDRGAGIPYEGNYTSWLEQKRARLATEEKQASAKQRTLQNELEWVRMAPRARQAKNKARLQHYEDLASEKQEEKIAQNEIVIPPAPRLGNDVVIADKVAKAYGDKVLFDNLSFALPRGGIVGVIGPNGAGKTTLFRMIVGEETPDSGSLKVGDTVQLAYVDQGRELDGSKTVYAEVSGGSDVIQVGKREVNARGYLSSFNFKGADQQKKVANLSGGERNRLHLAKLLKSGGNLLLLDEPTNDLDVDTLRALEDALLDFSGCAVVISHDRWFLDRIATHILAFEGESEVVWFEGNYQAYKEDLKRRKGIDADQPHRIKYRALVHK, encoded by the coding sequence GTGGCACCGCAATTCATCTACGTAATGAAGGATCTTCGCAAAGTCGTTCCGCCATCGCGGGAGATTCTGCGCGGGATCTGGCTGTCTTTTTATCCGGGTGCGAAGATTGGCGTGCTGGGTGGCAACGGGGCCGGCAAATCCACGCTATTGAAGATCATGGCGGGAGTGGACCAGGATTTTCAGGGAGAGGCATGGCCTCACGCGGGCACCCGGATCGGGTTTCTGTCGCAGGTGCCCGAGCTCGATGCGACCAAAAACGTCCAGGAGAATGTCGAAGACGCGGTCAGACCGCAGCGCGATCTGCTCAGGAAATTCGAGGAGATCTCGATGAAATTCGCGGATCCGATGAGTGACGCCGAAATGGAGAAGCTCCTCGACCAGCAGGGCAAGGTGCAGGAGAAGATCGACGCCGCGAATCTGTGGGAGCTCGACCGCAAGATCGAGATTGCGATGGACGCGCTGCGGCTGCCGCCTGCGGATGCCGAGATCGAGAATCTCTCAGGCGGAGAGAAGCGGCGTGTAGCTCTCTGTCGAACACTCCTGGAAGAGCCGGACATGTTGTTGCTCGACGAGCCCACCAATCACCTCGACGCTGAGAGTGTCGCCTGGCTCGAGCGGTATCTGGCCGAGTTTCCGGGGACGGTGGTGGCAGTGACTCACGACCGGTATTTCCTCGACAACGTCGCGGGCTGGATTCTGGAGCTCGACCGGGGCGCGGGCATTCCATATGAAGGGAATTACACATCGTGGCTCGAGCAAAAACGTGCCCGGCTCGCGACCGAGGAGAAGCAGGCGAGTGCAAAGCAGCGGACACTCCAGAACGAGCTTGAATGGGTGCGCATGGCACCTCGCGCCCGGCAGGCAAAGAACAAGGCGCGGTTGCAGCACTACGAGGATCTGGCGAGCGAGAAACAGGAAGAGAAGATTGCGCAAAACGAGATTGTGATACCGCCGGCACCGCGGCTTGGGAACGACGTGGTGATCGCCGACAAGGTGGCCAAGGCATATGGCGACAAGGTGTTGTTCGACAACCTGTCGTTCGCGTTGCCGCGCGGCGGAATCGTTGGCGTGATCGGCCCCAACGGCGCCGGGAAGACTACGCTCTTCAGAATGATTGTAGGTGAAGAGACGCCAGATAGCGGGTCACTGAAAGTTGGCGACACTGTTCAGCTTGCGTACGTGGATCAGGGCCGCGAGCTCGACGGCAGCAAGACCGTTTACGCAGAGGTGAGCGGCGGGTCGGATGTGATTCAGGTGGGCAAGCGCGAGGTCAACGCGCGCGGGTATCTATCGAGCTTCAACTTCAAGGGCGCTGATCAGCAGAAAAAAGTTGCGAATCTTTCGGGCGGTGAGAGGAACCGGTTGCATCTCGCCAAGCTGTTGAAGAGCGGCGGCAACCTGCTGCTGCTCGATGAACCGACCAACGATCTGGACGTCGATACGCTTCGCGCTCTCGAAGATGCGCTGCTCGATTTCTCAGGGTGTGCGGTGGTAATCTCGCACGACCGGTGGTTTCTGGACCGGATCGCAACGCATATCCTCGCGTTCGAAGGGGAGAGCGAGGTCGTGTGGTTCGAGGGGAATTACCAGGCCTACAAGGAAGATCTGAAGCGACGGAAGGGGATCGATGCTGACCAGCCCCATCGGATCAAGTACAGGGCGCTGGTGCACAAATAG
- a CDS encoding DUF4342 domain-containing protein — MTSPGGTGPRTEEHKVTGKHLLASVKKLIHEGNVRKIIIKSDEGRSLLEIPLTMGIGAAVFLPVFAAVGAIAALASNYTIVVERDA; from the coding sequence ATGACATCACCAGGCGGCACCGGTCCACGCACCGAAGAGCATAAAGTCACCGGCAAACATCTTCTCGCAAGCGTCAAGAAGCTGATTCACGAGGGGAACGTCCGAAAAATCATCATCAAGAGCGACGAGGGCCGCAGCCTTCTCGAGATTCCCCTAACCATGGGGATCGGCGCGGCGGTCTTTCTTCCAGTGTTCGCGGCGGTGGGCGCGATCGCCGCGCTGGCTTCGAACTACACAATCGTCGTCGAGAGAGACGCGTGA
- a CDS encoding SDR family NAD(P)-dependent oxidoreductase — MGLELSMQNTPSIPSLLNLRGRRALVTGGSRGIGAATVRMLAEAGADVVVGYRNRAADADAVVAQALAAGSRAFAFAADISTAAGAQSLVDTAVNRLGGLDIFVANAGIWPPEDVSLAEMSAEQWHRTVRENLDSVFYTTQAVCRTITDNGRIVLVSSTAGQRGEACHADYAASKGAVISITKSLAVELGPRGITVNSVAPGWVDTEMVRTALAEAGVDRVSASIPLRRIASAEDVAGPIVFLCSTLARHITGEILNVNGGSVLCG; from the coding sequence ATGGGGCTTGAATTGAGCATGCAGAACACCCCTTCAATCCCTTCCCTCCTGAATCTCCGCGGCAGGCGGGCGCTGGTTACCGGTGGCTCGCGGGGAATCGGCGCCGCCACGGTGAGAATGCTGGCCGAGGCGGGTGCTGACGTCGTCGTCGGTTATCGCAATCGCGCCGCGGATGCGGATGCGGTGGTCGCTCAGGCTCTGGCCGCCGGGTCACGTGCGTTCGCATTTGCGGCAGATATCTCTACCGCGGCTGGCGCGCAATCGCTCGTCGATACAGCCGTAAACCGGCTTGGCGGACTCGACATCTTCGTTGCCAACGCCGGTATCTGGCCGCCCGAGGATGTTTCGCTCGCGGAAATGTCAGCGGAACAATGGCATCGCACTGTTCGCGAAAACCTCGACTCTGTTTTCTACACCACGCAGGCGGTCTGCCGCACAATCACCGACAACGGACGCATTGTGCTCGTCTCGAGTACCGCCGGACAACGCGGTGAAGCCTGTCACGCAGACTACGCCGCCAGTAAAGGTGCTGTGATATCCATCACCAAGTCGCTGGCAGTGGAGCTTGGTCCCCGTGGCATTACCGTCAATTCCGTAGCCCCCGGCTGGGTAGACACCGAAATGGTACGAACCGCCCTTGCTGAAGCCGGGGTCGACCGGGTCTCCGCTTCCATTCCCCTGCGCCGGATTGCATCGGCCGAAGACGTGGCCGGGCCGATAGTATTCCTGTGTTCGACTCTCGCGCGGCATATCACCGGCGAGATTCTCAACGTCAATGGAGGAAGCGTGCTCTGCGGGTAA
- a CDS encoding CDP-alcohol phosphatidyltransferase family protein: protein MRATERIALLLVAALLLTMPVFAVVGRGRSMDVDVARRPTTMILGFWVRDWLMWVIGPVERFFVRTRVSPDVFNYLGVVFGAAAGFAFVFGELALGGWMVLLGGASDIFDGRIARARGIANERGAFLDSTLDRFAETFAFAGLAIFYDGQRWATAAVALALGASLLVSYTRARGEALGVLCRGGVMQRAERLVLLALAALADAPVAGWMGWAPGTLLGWTVAVIAAGAMGTAIYRTASISNQLGER from the coding sequence GTGAGGGCAACCGAGCGGATTGCCCTGCTGCTGGTGGCCGCACTGTTGTTGACGATGCCCGTCTTCGCGGTAGTCGGGCGCGGCCGCTCGATGGACGTCGACGTGGCGCGCCGTCCAACGACGATGATTCTGGGTTTCTGGGTGCGCGACTGGCTGATGTGGGTGATTGGCCCCGTCGAGCGATTCTTTGTAAGGACAAGGGTTTCACCGGATGTCTTCAATTATCTGGGTGTCGTCTTCGGTGCGGCGGCGGGCTTTGCCTTTGTGTTCGGTGAGCTGGCACTCGGCGGCTGGATGGTGCTTCTGGGGGGAGCCTCGGACATTTTCGACGGACGGATAGCCCGGGCGCGCGGGATCGCGAATGAGCGTGGGGCGTTTCTGGACTCGACGCTCGACAGGTTCGCTGAGACTTTCGCCTTTGCCGGGCTAGCGATTTTCTATGATGGCCAGAGGTGGGCGACGGCTGCCGTCGCGCTCGCACTCGGAGCGTCGCTGCTCGTGAGTTATACCCGGGCGCGGGGTGAGGCGTTGGGGGTGTTGTGCCGCGGAGGGGTGATGCAGCGGGCGGAGCGGCTGGTGTTACTGGCGTTGGCCGCGCTTGCCGATGCCCCGGTCGCTGGGTGGATGGGGTGGGCGCCCGGGACGCTGCTGGGTTGGACGGTTGCCGTGATTGCTGCGGGTGCGATGGGAACTGCTATCTATAGAACTGCGAGTATCTCAAACCAGTTAGGCGAGCGCTAG